Genomic window (Flexivirga aerilata):
TCGCGCCCGACGAGGGTCACCGGCACACCGGCGGCGGCAAGCCGGCCACCCACGTAACACCCGATGCTCCCGGCTCCGAAGACACATACGCCACGCATGGCACAGGAGGCTAGCTACCCTGGGCGTATGTCAACTCCCATGTCCGGAAGTTTCAACCGTCCCGGTGCCGCGCTGCGCGGCGGTCTGTCCCTCGAATACCCGATGTCGCTCGGGGTCTTCTCCGACTACCTCGAGGCGCAGAAGGCGGTCGACTACCTGTCGGACAACCAGTTCCCGGTGCAGAACGTCATGATCGTCGGCACCGACCTCAAGCAGATCGAGCGCGTGGTCGGCCGGCTCACCTGGGGCCGGGTGATCGCCGGCGGCGCGCTCTCCGGTGCCTGGTTCGGCGCGTTCATCGGGCTCATCCTGTCGCTGTTCGACAACGGCGTGAACGTCTTCGCCGTGGTGATCTCGACGATCATCTTCGGTGCGATCTTCGGCGCCATCTGGGCCGCGATCGGCTACAGCCTGACCGGCGGCCAGCGCGATTTCCAGTCGGTGACCCAGACGGTCGCCACCAAGTACGAGGTGCTGGTCGAGCACAAGTTCGCCGAGCAGGCCCGCGAGCTACTCGCGAGGATGCCCGGCGGCGGCCCGACGCTCACCTGATCCTCACCTGATCACACGGCTCAGAGGCGCAGCTCGTCGCTGCGGGTGCCGAACCGCGCCCGCAGGAAGCGGTGGCTGGCGAGCAGCGCGCCGGCATTGGCGCCGTGCGCCTCGCCGACCGCCGCGCGCACCCCGTCGAGCAGCAACTGCAGCTGGATGACGAGGAGTTCGGCGCCGGTGCGGCCGTCCTGCAGCGGCTCGGTGTCGGCCAGGCCAGGCGGCAGCGCGAGGTAGCCCTGCACCGCCGACGGCGCGAAATCGTTGCGGATCTGCTCGATCTCGAAGATCAGCAAGGCGTTGTCGCTGTGCGCGTGCAGGTAGGCCAGGGCGTTCCGGGACTCGGCGTCCAGGGTCCCGAGCTGTGCGCGGGCCTCGTCCGGCAGCCGCGGGTCGACCAGATATGAGGCCAGGTATGACGAGAGCTGCGAGCCGCCGGCCGGTGCGCCCCGCCAGGGCGCCGGACCCTGCGCCACCGGAACCTGCGTCATCGAACCCTGCTGCATCGGGCCGACCGGGGCGCCCTGCTGCATCGCGCGGATGCGCTTGCGTTCGTTGCGTGCCGGGCCACCGGTGAGGAACCAGAGGGCGACCGCGGCGGCGAGCGGGAAGACCACCCAGGGGTATTGGCCGTTGAGCATCGCGGCGGCGCAGAGCGCGGCCACGAAGCCGGCCGAGCGGGCGAGTTGCACGCGCACCTTGTAGAGCGGGCGGAAGAGGAACTCCACCACCGCGAACAGGCCGATCGCCATGCCCACGTGCACCACCCAGCCGGCCGGGGTGAAGGCGAGCGCCACCATCACGGCGGCCCAGGTCAGCGTCCCGCGCGTGGCCGGCGCTTTGGTGCTGAACGCGTAACGGGTCAGCGCGAACATCGCGAAGACGGCGAGGAACTGCAGCAGTGGGCTGAACGCGTGGAGAGCGTGCATGTCTCGACCCCCGGTCGTGAAGCGGTGCGCTTTAGGTTAACCCGCCGACCTGGGTGTCCCCAACAGGTCGGGAGCGGCGAGCAGCTCCTCGAAGGCGAGCTCGGCGGCGCCGACCAGCGAGGCGTCGCGGATGCCGCCCTGCAGCAACGTGATGGGTGCGCGCCCGATCGTCACCATGCCCCGCTCGAGTCCTTCGCGCACCGACGGCTCGGCGATGCGCAGCACCTCGGCGAGGTGCCCGCTCGCGACGAACGCCTCCGGGTTGAGCACGTTGGCCAGGTTGGCGAGGCCGCGTCCGAACCACCGCGCGACGCCGGCGACGACGTCGCGCGCGTCCGGGTCGCCCAGCTCGGCTCGGCTGAAAAGCGTTGGCAGGTCGATGGATTCGAGGCCGGCTTCCCCGGCGGCGCGCAGGATCGCGGCCTCCCCGACATACTCCTCGAGACAGCCGTGGTTGCCGCAGTGGCACAGCGGCCCGTCGGCCTGCAGCGACATGTGCCCGAGTTCGCCGGCGTAGCCGCGACCGCCGTGCAGCAGGTGACCGGCGACGATGATGCCGCCGCCGACCCCGACCCGCCCGAGCACGCAGACCACGTGCCCGAAACCTGCGGCGGCACCCCGCCGGTGCTCGGCGAGCGTGGCGAGGTCGGCGTCGTTGCCGACCAGCACCGGCTCGCCCAGTCGCTGCTCGAGCAACCCGCCGAACGGCTCGTTGGACCACTCCAGGTTGGGCGCGTAGACCGCCACCCCCTCCGGGTTGTGCACCATCGCCGGCACGCTCGCGCCGATGCCGACGCGCTGGCTGCGCCGCAGTCCGGCCGACAGCTCCCGCACGGCCGCGGCCACGTCGTCGACGACCGCGACGGGGGAGCGGTTGTCGTCCCGCAGCTGCCAGCCGATCTGGTCCAGCACCCGCCCGGTGAGGCCGATCGCGGCGACCTGCACCGACTCGACGTCGACGTCCACCGCCACGACGTGCACCGACCGCGGCCGCGGCACCACGAGGTATGCCGGGCGCCCCGCGCCGTCGCGGTTGCGGGTGGGCGAGCGCTGGCTGACCATGCCCAGGTCGGCGAGGTCACCGACGAGGCCGCCGATCGTGCTGCGGTTGAGCCCGGTCAGCCGGGCGAGCTCGCTGCGCGACAACTGCCCGTGCAGGTGCAGGTGCCGCAGCAGCGTGCTCAGGTTGTGCCGACGGATCTGCTCCGGGCGGGCGGCTGAGGATCCGGCTGCGCGCACCGGGTCAGCCCAGCCCGGTCGAGCCCGCGCGACGGCGCGACACGGCGTCGACGGTCGCGGCGAGCAACAGCACCAGACCGGTCACGATCCACTGCCAGGCGGAGTTGTTCTTGCCCTGCAGCAGGTCGGCCATGCCGTTGATGATCACCGCGACCACCGCGCCACCGACGACCGCGTCGGTGATCTTGCCCTTGCCGCCGAACAGGCTGGTGCCGCCGACCACCGCGGCACCGACCGCGAGCAGCAGCGTGTTGCCCGCGCCCTGAGCGGCGTTGACCGCGGTCTGGGAGGCGAGCACCACACCGGAGACGACCGCCATCGTGGAGCAGATCACGAAGACCGAGATCCGCACCGCGTTGACCCGGATGCCCGCGCGGCGGGCGGCCTCGTCGCTGCCGCCGACCGCGTAGATGTGCCGGCCGTAGCGCGTGCGATTCAGCACGAAGCCGAGCACGACCACCAGCACCAGGATGACCGGCACCACCCACGGCACGCCGCCGAGGAACTCACCGCCGGTCTTGACCGTGACCAGCTTGCCGTTCTGCTCGACGATCTTGGTGCCGCCCGCGGAGTTGGGGGAGCGGTTGAGGTTCAACACGAAGGTGAAGCCGAAGGCCAGCACGGCGATGGCGAGCACCTTGGCCGCGGTGACCGCGACCGGCTCGGTCGGCAGCGACCGCTTGCGGCGGGCCGCGACGGCGAGCAGCTTCTGCACGGCATACCCGACGACGAGGAGCGCGGCCATCAGCCAGCCGAGCCACACCGGCATGTTGCTGTTCTCCAGCGCCACCAGCGCGTCACTCTGCAGCGACAGGTTGCCCTGGGTGTTGGCGCTGTTGACCACGATCTGCACCACACCCTGCAGGCCGAGGAAGAGCGCGAGCGTCGAGACGAACGACGGCACCCGCAGGAAGGTGCGCATCCAGCCGATGCCGAGGCCGATGAGCGCACCGACGACGAGCGCGACGAGGACGGCGAGCGGCCACGGCCAGTTCTTCAGCAGCAGCACCGCGACGATCGCGCCGCCGACGCCCGAGGCGGTGCCGGCCGACAGGTCGATCTCGCCGAGCAGGAGCACGAAGACCAGCCCCATCGCGAGCAGGATGCCCGGGGCGGCCTGGGTGATCAGGCTGGCGAAGTTGGCCTTGGACAGGAAGCCGTTCTCGACGATCGAGAAGACCAGGAAGAGCACGACGAGGGCCGCGACCGCGGGCAGCGAGCCCATGTCGCCGCCCCGGATGCGCTGCCAGTAGTGCCGCAGGTAGTCGCCGACGGCGTTGCCGGAGGGGACCGTCACGGCGGCGCCGGACAGTTCGTCGGCGAGGGTGCCCGTGTCCGAAGACTTTTCGAGGTTGGTGCTCATGCGTTTGCTCCGGCTCCGGCGGTCGCAGGTTGGATGCCGAGGTCGCCGCTGCGCCCGGTGGTGATCAGCTCGACCACCTGGGTCTGGTTGACGTCGGCACGGTGGACGGTGGCCGCCATCCGGCCGAGGTAGAGCACTGCGATCTCGTCGGCGACCTGCAGCACGTCGAGCATGTTGTGCGAGATGAGGATGACCGCGACGCCCTGGTCGGCGAGCCGGCGCACCAGCTCGAGGACCTGCTCGGTCTGGGCGACGCCGAGCGCCGCCGTCGGTTCGTCGAGGATGACGACGCGCGACTTCCAGAGCGCGGCCTTGGCGATGGCGACGGTCTGCCGCTGGCCGCCGGACAGGCTCGACACCCGCTGGCGCACCGACTTCAGGGTGCGCACCGACAGCGAGGTCAGCGTCTCCGCCGCCGCGATCTCCATCGACTCCTCGTCCAGCACGACGCCGCGCATGCGCTCGCGGCCGAGGAACATGTTCTGGACGACGTCGAGGTTCTCGCAGAGCGCCAGGTCCTGGTAGACGATCTCGACGCCGAGCGCCGCGGCGTCGCGCGGGCCGGAGACGTGCACCTGCTTGCCCTCGAACTCGTAGCTGCCGGAGTCGATCGCGTAGGTGCCGCCGATGCACTTCACGAGGGTGGACTTGCCGGCGCCGTTGTCACCGACGAGCGCGGTGACCTTCCCGGCATACGCCTCGAAGTCGACGTCGTCGAGCACGTGCACGGCGCCGAAACTCTTGTTGACCCCGCGCAGGCGCAGGATCGGCTGGTCAGACATGAAACTCCCGATCGGGTGCGGCGGGCAGGTGGGCGGCAGCGGCCGCCCACCTGCGCTCGCGGGTGATTACTTGACGCCGGCCGCCGTGCACTTGGCGGCGTACGCGCCGGTGCAGGTGGTCGACTTCGGGGTGTAGCCGTCGTTGATCGGCTGCGCGACGTTCGTCTTGGTGATCGCGATCGGCGGCGCCAGAATCGCTGGCACCTCGCGGCCGGACTTGCTGTCCTTGATCGTGGTCGACGTCTTCGGCGCCTGGCCGTTGGCCAGCTGCGCGGCGGCGTCGACGACCGGGAACGCCTCGTCCTTGGACGGCTTGTAGATCGTGAAGCACTGGGTGCCGTCCATGATCCGCTGCAGCCCCTCGACCGTGGCGTCCTGACCGGAGACCGCGACCTTGCCGGCCAGCCCCTGCTTCTTCAGCGCGGTGACGACCGAGCCCGCCATACCGTCGTTGGCGACCATGACGGCGCCCATGTCACTGGTCTTCTGCAGCATCGAGGTGAAGATGACGCCGGCCTGCTGGTTGTCCCAGTCGGGCACCGACTGGTCGCCGACCTTGGTCCAGCCCTGCTGCTTGGACAGCACGCCGTCGTAGCCCTGCTTGAAGAGGGTGGCGTTGTTGTCGGTGGGGGCGCCGTTGAGGTCGACGTATTTCACCGCCGACTTGCCCTTGACCTGGTCGCAGCCGGTGAGCGTCTTGCCCTGCAGCTCACCGACCTTCACGTTGTCGTAGGAGACGTAGAGGCTGGCCGAGCCGCCGAGGGTGAGGCGGTCGTAGTCGATCGTGTAGATGCCCTTGCTCTTGGCGGTGTTCTCGATCTGCGCGGCGGACGCGGAGTCGAGGTTGACCAGCGCGAGCACCTTCACGCCGTCGTTCATCATCTTGGTCGCGATCGTGGTCATCTGCTGCGCCGAGCCGTTGGCGTTCTGGATGTCGCACTGCAGTTTGTCGGCCGCGCAGCGCTGCTTGAGCGCGTCGGGGTCGGAGGAGATCCAGCGGTTGGAAGACTGCCGGTCCGGCAGGATGATGCCGACCTTGGCGTTCTTGCCGTCGATGGCTGCGCCGCCGGTGCTGCCACCGGTCGCGGCGCCCGTGCCCGCCGCACTCGCCGAGCTCGACGAGCCGCCGCCGGCCGCCGCGGCGCTGGAGTTGTTGCTGCCGCCGCTACCGCTGCTGCCGCAGCCCGCGAGGGCGATGACGCCCGCCGTACCGCATGCCGTCAGAAGCGCACCTTTGCGCATGGGTCCCACCTTTCCGAGCGGCCCAGCTGCAGCCGCGCTCAATATGTTGCGACCGGCAACATATCCGATTCGGACGTGATTCACCTCACATTCACCACAAATTGGTGGCGGCGGGTCCTCCAGTGCTCCTTCAGCAGGCGCACGGGAAACATCCGGGTTGGCTGCCTACCGTCGACGCCATGCTGCTGCGAGTCGCCGACGTGCCGCCGGGGCGCCGTCGGGTACGACGCAACCGGCTGCTCACGATCGGGCTCACCCTGCTGCTCGTGGTGGTCGGCTCCGGCGCGGCGATCTACCTGCACCTGCAGGGCAATCTGCGCACCTCGGCGCTGACCGGCGGCGGTCACGAGCACGCGAACGCCGCCGGCGACGCCCCGATCAACCTGCTCGTGCTGGGCTCGGACACCCGGGCCAGCAAGGGCGACTGCTCGATCGGCGGCGACTGCTCCGCCGCGAGCGCGACCAGCGGCAACGCAACCTCGGCCGGCGCCAACGCCGACGTGGAGATGCTGGTGCACATCTCGGCCGACCGCAGCAACGCCACCGTCATGAGCATCCCGCGCGACACTATGGTCACCGTGCCGCAGTGCACCAACTCCTCCACCGGCCGCAGCGAGGCGCCGCATCTGGACCGGATCAACAGCACGCTGCAGTACGGCCCGGGGTGCACAGCCTCGGCGGTCCACCAGCTCACCGGGGTGCCGATCGACCACTTCATGGTGATCGACTTCTCCGGCGTCGTGACGATGTCCGACGCGGTCGGGGGCGTGCAGGTGTGCGTCGACAACAACGTCTACGACCCCTACTCCCACCTCAAGCTCGCCAAGGGCCGGCACACGCTCAAGGGGCTGGCCGCGCTCGAATTCCTGCGCACCCGACACGGATTCGGCGACGGCGGCGACATCGGCCGCACGGTGGCACAGCACATCTTCCTGTCCTCGATGCTGCGCGACATGGAGAGCGCCTCCACCCTCGCCAACCCGGTGAAGGTGCTCGGCCTGGCCAACGCCGCCACCTCGGCGGTCACCGTCGACGACAAGCTCGGCAGCATCCCGGCGCTGACCGACCTGGCCTACCAGCTCAACCAGGTGCCGGGCTCGCGCACGACGTTCGTGACCATGCCGACCGTCGCCGATCCGTCGAGCGCGGCTGCCGTCATACCTGCGCAGAACGCGAGTGCGTTGTTCGGCAAGATCGCCGGCGACGTCAGCCTGACCCCCGGGCAGGGGCGCAAGGGGAGTGCGGCGAAGTCCTCCGCGTCGGTGCCCGCCGCGTCGTCCTCGGCGAGTCCGTCGGTCTCGTCCTCAGGTCCGACGGCGT
Coding sequences:
- a CDS encoding general stress protein, whose amino-acid sequence is MSTPMSGSFNRPGAALRGGLSLEYPMSLGVFSDYLEAQKAVDYLSDNQFPVQNVMIVGTDLKQIERVVGRLTWGRVIAGGALSGAWFGAFIGLILSLFDNGVNVFAVVISTIIFGAIFGAIWAAIGYSLTGGQRDFQSVTQTVATKYEVLVEHKFAEQARELLARMPGGGPTLT
- a CDS encoding ROK family protein, producing MRAAGSSAARPEQIRRHNLSTLLRHLHLHGQLSRSELARLTGLNRSTIGGLVGDLADLGMVSQRSPTRNRDGAGRPAYLVVPRPRSVHVVAVDVDVESVQVAAIGLTGRVLDQIGWQLRDDNRSPVAVVDDVAAAVRELSAGLRRSQRVGIGASVPAMVHNPEGVAVYAPNLEWSNEPFGGLLEQRLGEPVLVGNDADLATLAEHRRGAAAGFGHVVCVLGRVGVGGGIIVAGHLLHGGRGYAGELGHMSLQADGPLCHCGNHGCLEEYVGEAAILRAAGEAGLESIDLPTLFSRAELGDPDARDVVAGVARWFGRGLANLANVLNPEAFVASGHLAEVLRIAEPSVREGLERGMVTIGRAPITLLQGGIRDASLVGAAELAFEELLAAPDLLGTPRSAG
- a CDS encoding sugar ABC transporter permease — translated: MSTNLEKSSDTGTLADELSGAAVTVPSGNAVGDYLRHYWQRIRGGDMGSLPAVAALVVLFLVFSIVENGFLSKANFASLITQAAPGILLAMGLVFVLLLGEIDLSAGTASGVGGAIVAVLLLKNWPWPLAVLVALVVGALIGLGIGWMRTFLRVPSFVSTLALFLGLQGVVQIVVNSANTQGNLSLQSDALVALENSNMPVWLGWLMAALLVVGYAVQKLLAVAARRKRSLPTEPVAVTAAKVLAIAVLAFGFTFVLNLNRSPNSAGGTKIVEQNGKLVTVKTGGEFLGGVPWVVPVILVLVVVLGFVLNRTRYGRHIYAVGGSDEAARRAGIRVNAVRISVFVICSTMAVVSGVVLASQTAVNAAQGAGNTLLLAVGAAVVGGTSLFGGKGKITDAVVGGAVVAVIINGMADLLQGKNNSAWQWIVTGLVLLLAATVDAVSRRRAGSTGLG
- a CDS encoding ATP-binding cassette domain-containing protein yields the protein MSDQPILRLRGVNKSFGAVHVLDDVDFEAYAGKVTALVGDNGAGKSTLVKCIGGTYAIDSGSYEFEGKQVHVSGPRDAAALGVEIVYQDLALCENLDVVQNMFLGRERMRGVVLDEESMEIAAAETLTSLSVRTLKSVRQRVSSLSGGQRQTVAIAKAALWKSRVVILDEPTAALGVAQTEQVLELVRRLADQGVAVILISHNMLDVLQVADEIAVLYLGRMAATVHRADVNQTQVVELITTGRSGDLGIQPATAGAGANA
- a CDS encoding sugar ABC transporter substrate-binding protein: MRKGALLTACGTAGVIALAGCGSSGSGGSNNSSAAAAGGGSSSSASAAGTGAATGGSTGGAAIDGKNAKVGIILPDRQSSNRWISSDPDALKQRCAADKLQCDIQNANGSAQQMTTIATKMMNDGVKVLALVNLDSASAAQIENTAKSKGIYTIDYDRLTLGGSASLYVSYDNVKVGELQGKTLTGCDQVKGKSAVKYVDLNGAPTDNNATLFKQGYDGVLSKQQGWTKVGDQSVPDWDNQQAGVIFTSMLQKTSDMGAVMVANDGMAGSVVTALKKQGLAGKVAVSGQDATVEGLQRIMDGTQCFTIYKPSKDEAFPVVDAAAQLANGQAPKTSTTIKDSKSGREVPAILAPPIAITKTNVAQPINDGYTPKSTTCTGAYAAKCTAAGVK
- a CDS encoding LCP family protein, whose amino-acid sequence is MLLRVADVPPGRRRVRRNRLLTIGLTLLLVVVGSGAAIYLHLQGNLRTSALTGGGHEHANAAGDAPINLLVLGSDTRASKGDCSIGGDCSAASATSGNATSAGANADVEMLVHISADRSNATVMSIPRDTMVTVPQCTNSSTGRSEAPHLDRINSTLQYGPGCTASAVHQLTGVPIDHFMVIDFSGVVTMSDAVGGVQVCVDNNVYDPYSHLKLAKGRHTLKGLAALEFLRTRHGFGDGGDIGRTVAQHIFLSSMLRDMESASTLANPVKVLGLANAATSAVTVDDKLGSIPALTDLAYQLNQVPGSRTTFVTMPTVADPSSAAAVIPAQNASALFGKIAGDVSLTPGQGRKGSAAKSSASVPAASSSASPSVSSSGPTASAAADEHATTVEAATGCARVGTAATVSVGGVAMNPTQAFAASRSVPVSAP